The following proteins come from a genomic window of Mariniflexile sp. TRM1-10:
- a CDS encoding ABC transporter permease: protein MLKILKYSFYDLMRSRWSYVYFAFYLMLGIVLLFLNNDLSKAVITLMNVIIILVPLIGTIFGVMYYYNSKEFTELLLAQPIKRSSIFLGQYLGVALSLSMSLILGLGLPFIFYGLFKSHAIWDFSLLLITGTFLTLIFTALAFNIALSNENKIKGFGYAILLWLFLGIIYDGIFLMSLILFEAYPLDKMSLIGTMLNPIDLSRTLILLKLDISALLGYTGAIFKQFFGTSFGLIVSFTALSLWVILPVLSIIFKAKKKDF from the coding sequence ATGCTTAAAATATTAAAATATAGTTTTTACGATTTAATGCGAAGCCGCTGGAGTTATGTGTATTTCGCTTTTTATTTAATGCTTGGGATTGTCCTCCTTTTTTTAAACAATGATTTATCTAAAGCGGTCATTACTTTAATGAATGTGATCATCATATTAGTACCACTAATCGGAACCATTTTTGGTGTTATGTATTATTACAATTCCAAAGAATTTACCGAGCTTCTTTTAGCACAACCCATAAAACGCTCTTCCATATTTTTAGGTCAATATCTAGGTGTTGCCTTGTCTTTGTCTATGAGTTTAATTTTAGGCTTAGGATTGCCATTTATTTTTTACGGATTATTTAAAAGCCATGCCATTTGGGATTTTTCATTATTGCTTATCACTGGCACTTTTTTAACCTTAATATTTACAGCATTGGCGTTTAATATTGCCTTATCTAATGAAAACAAAATTAAAGGCTTTGGATATGCCATTCTGCTATGGTTGTTTTTGGGCATTATTTACGATGGCATCTTTTTAATGTCATTAATATTATTTGAAGCGTATCCATTAGATAAAATGTCATTAATAGGAACGATGCTAAATCCAATAGATTTATCGAGAACACTCATTCTTTTAAAACTTGATATCTCGGCATTATTGGGATATACAGGCGCTATTTTTAAACAATTTTTCGGAACTAGTTTCGGGTTAATTGTTTCATTTACAGCCCTATCCCTTTGGGTGATTTTACCCGTTTTAAGCATCATTTTTAAGGCAAAAAAGAAGGATTTTTAA